The proteins below are encoded in one region of Ornithinimicrobium avium:
- a CDS encoding T3SS (YopN, CesT) and YbjN peptide-binding chaperone 1 — protein MEEFDLDRATEIGWAGFQSQLADHLAVTREPLSVMPFGGDPSSSPVLEVAPTGEDETLHAELRAADGSTWPEDDRSRHMTALGWSVDPGRTTYVTEMPRSHAHLLAAIVTDTLREVVGVPHPAFLDAGVLTPRPPAEDEQEPTPVPQLDVDTAVPVRTPQQLRELVDTTLHVLLGHPPRHDADGDVPILFGSALVYVRTADAQPVVTIFSIPVQDIGDLTAARREVAILNRSSVFAKFHLVGRQVVASVSIPCLPFVPRHLFGMVQMMGRDIDRLDEDLAVRVGGRRWIDLVSGAGSLRPPGTEELEAAVQGGPPTSARGTEGDLPPELRTVLDMSADGAPPLDPAAVAEVCHHDPALLLRLIRVAEEQTISWRTSVGTARTAGDPDEVRAATQEMRAWRSTVRDLRAALRHVVTFGPEEGGDGAEDR, from the coding sequence ATGGAGGAGTTCGACCTGGACCGGGCGACCGAGATCGGGTGGGCCGGTTTCCAGAGCCAGCTCGCCGACCACCTCGCCGTGACACGCGAACCGCTGTCGGTCATGCCCTTCGGCGGTGACCCCTCCAGCTCCCCGGTCCTGGAGGTGGCGCCCACGGGCGAGGACGAGACCCTGCACGCCGAGCTGCGGGCCGCCGACGGGTCGACCTGGCCCGAGGACGACCGGTCCCGGCACATGACCGCCCTGGGGTGGTCCGTCGACCCGGGGCGCACCACATACGTGACGGAGATGCCGCGCTCGCACGCCCACCTGCTGGCCGCGATCGTCACCGACACCCTGCGCGAGGTGGTCGGCGTGCCCCACCCTGCGTTCCTCGACGCGGGCGTGCTGACCCCGCGGCCGCCGGCCGAGGACGAGCAGGAGCCGACCCCGGTGCCCCAGCTGGACGTGGACACCGCGGTCCCCGTCCGCACGCCGCAGCAGCTGCGCGAGCTGGTCGACACCACGCTGCACGTGCTCCTCGGCCACCCGCCGCGGCACGATGCGGACGGCGACGTGCCGATCCTCTTCGGCAGCGCGCTCGTCTACGTCCGCACCGCCGACGCCCAGCCGGTGGTGACGATCTTCTCGATCCCGGTCCAGGACATCGGCGACCTGACCGCGGCGCGCCGGGAGGTGGCCATCCTCAACCGCTCTTCGGTGTTCGCCAAGTTCCACCTCGTGGGTCGCCAGGTCGTGGCGAGCGTCTCCATCCCCTGCCTGCCGTTCGTGCCCCGGCACCTCTTCGGCATGGTGCAGATGATGGGCCGCGACATCGACCGGCTGGACGAGGACCTCGCGGTGCGCGTCGGCGGGCGACGCTGGATCGACCTCGTCTCCGGCGCCGGGTCGCTGCGGCCTCCCGGCACGGAGGAGCTGGAGGCCGCCGTCCAGGGCGGGCCCCCGACGTCAGCCCGGGGCACGGAGGGCGACCTGCCGCCCGAGCTGCGCACGGTGCTGGACATGTCCGCCGACGGGGCGCCCCCGCTGGATCCGGCGGCCGTCGCCGAGGTCTGCCACCACGACCCCGCCCTCCTGCTCCGGCTGATCCGGGTCGCCGAGGAGCAGACCATCAGCTGGCGCACGTCGGTCGGCACGGCACGCACCGCCGGCGACCCCGACGAGGTCCGTGCGGCCACCCAGGAGATGCGCGCCTGGCGCTCGACCGTGCGCGACCTGCGGGCCGCGCTGCGGCACGTGGTCACCTTCGGCCCCGAGGAGGGTGGCGACGGGGCAGAGGACCGCTGA
- the ctlX gene encoding citrulline utilization hydrolase CtlX, whose product MSAQAPSRVILVRARSFVPNPATAADNAFQSEVPEGQSVQDTSQRALAEMDAVAQALRDVGVTVHVFADDDHTRPDSVFPNNWLSTHAGGYVAVYPMYASNRRHERRTDVLEMLKSTYRVQAIVDYSGLEPDGIFLEGTGAMVLDHVSRVAYTAVSHRADTHVLERFCTDFNYEPMAFEAVDSEGVPVYHTNVMACVGTDVALVALELIRDEARREQVRQRLSINGRRVVELTEQQVREFAGNAVELRGRTPEGRKRYVMAMSGRARRSLRPDQVEAIEASCEIVAVDIPTIELAGGSVRCMIAGIHLDPRTDRVPEPTATAEAIDESPRTADGQDLADQRPA is encoded by the coding sequence GTGAGTGCACAGGCCCCGTCCCGAGTCATCCTGGTCCGTGCCCGGAGCTTCGTCCCCAACCCGGCCACCGCAGCCGACAACGCCTTCCAGTCCGAGGTGCCGGAGGGGCAGTCGGTGCAGGACACCTCGCAGCGGGCGCTGGCGGAGATGGACGCGGTGGCCCAGGCGCTGCGCGACGTCGGCGTCACCGTCCACGTCTTCGCCGACGACGACCACACCCGCCCCGACAGCGTCTTCCCCAACAACTGGCTGTCGACGCACGCGGGCGGCTACGTGGCGGTCTATCCGATGTACGCCTCCAACCGGCGGCACGAGCGCCGCACCGACGTCCTGGAGATGCTCAAGTCCACCTACCGGGTGCAGGCGATCGTCGACTACTCCGGGCTGGAGCCGGACGGCATCTTCCTGGAGGGCACCGGTGCGATGGTCCTCGACCACGTCTCGCGGGTCGCGTACACCGCCGTGAGCCACCGGGCCGACACGCACGTGCTCGAGCGCTTCTGCACCGACTTCAACTACGAGCCGATGGCCTTCGAGGCTGTCGACTCCGAGGGCGTGCCCGTCTACCACACCAACGTCATGGCCTGCGTCGGCACCGACGTGGCCCTCGTGGCTCTGGAGCTGATCCGGGACGAGGCGCGCCGCGAGCAGGTGCGCCAGCGGCTCTCGATCAACGGCCGCAGGGTGGTGGAGCTGACCGAGCAGCAGGTGCGCGAGTTCGCCGGCAACGCCGTCGAGCTGCGCGGACGGACCCCGGAGGGGCGCAAGCGTTACGTCATGGCGATGTCCGGACGGGCCCGCCGCAGCCTGCGCCCGGACCAGGTGGAGGCCATCGAGGCCTCCTGCGAGATCGTCGCGGTCGACATCCCCACCATCGAGCTCGCCGGCGGGTCGGTGCGGTGCATGATCGCGGGGATCCACCTCGACCCGCGGACGGATCGCGTCCCCGAGCCGACGGCGACCGCGGAGGCGATCGACGAGTCGCCGCGCACCGCCGACGGCCAGGACCTGGCCGACCAGCGCCCGGCCTAG
- a CDS encoding aminopeptidase P family protein: MTTNPVSSVTELERLKVLHNGEKQQLTFSDAEFERRLSGLRQIMADKELDATVLTSYQGIKYYSDFLFTYFGRSYAMVVTPDDTFTVTANIDAGMPWRTSYGENIVYTDWKRDNFYYGITEGLRQRGVTTRRVGVEDDSLPVMQRQQLQEALGAELVDVSQDAMRQRMIKSAEEIEVIKHGARIGDLGGEAIRGAIREGIMEYEVALVGVEAMTHEIARTFPHREVRDTWVWFQSGINTDGAHNWATTRKLVKGDILSLNCFPMTSGYYTALERTLFLGEPDKRSLELWKANVEVHEAGLELIKPGAVCKDIAAELNKIFVGHGLLPNRTFGYGHSFGVLSHYYGREAGLELREDIDTVLEPGMVVSMEPMITVPEGEPGAGGYREHDILVVHEDGAENITKFPYGPEHNIIEA, from the coding sequence ATGACCACCAACCCCGTCTCCTCGGTCACCGAGCTCGAGCGCCTCAAGGTCCTGCACAACGGCGAGAAGCAGCAGCTGACCTTCTCCGACGCCGAGTTCGAGCGCCGCCTGTCCGGTCTGCGCCAGATCATGGCCGACAAGGAGCTGGACGCCACCGTGCTGACCAGCTACCAGGGGATCAAGTACTACTCGGACTTCCTCTTCACCTACTTCGGGCGCTCCTACGCCATGGTCGTCACCCCCGACGACACCTTCACCGTCACCGCGAACATCGACGCGGGCATGCCGTGGCGCACCTCCTACGGCGAGAACATCGTCTACACCGACTGGAAGCGTGACAACTTCTACTACGGCATCACCGAGGGCCTGCGCCAGCGCGGGGTCACCACCCGCCGGGTGGGCGTCGAGGACGACAGCCTGCCCGTCATGCAGCGCCAGCAGCTCCAGGAGGCGCTGGGTGCCGAGCTGGTCGACGTCTCCCAGGACGCCATGCGCCAGCGGATGATCAAGTCCGCCGAGGAGATCGAGGTCATCAAGCACGGTGCGCGCATCGGCGACCTGGGCGGCGAGGCCATCCGCGGCGCCATCCGCGAGGGCATCATGGAGTACGAGGTCGCCCTCGTGGGCGTCGAGGCGATGACCCACGAGATCGCCCGCACCTTCCCCCACCGCGAGGTGCGCGACACCTGGGTGTGGTTCCAGTCCGGCATCAACACCGACGGCGCCCACAACTGGGCCACCACCCGCAAGCTGGTCAAGGGCGACATCCTCTCGCTCAACTGCTTCCCCATGACCTCCGGCTACTACACCGCCCTGGAGCGCACCCTCTTCCTGGGCGAGCCGGACAAGCGCTCGCTGGAGCTGTGGAAGGCCAACGTGGAGGTCCACGAGGCGGGCCTGGAGCTGATCAAGCCCGGTGCGGTCTGCAAGGACATCGCCGCCGAGCTCAACAAGATCTTCGTCGGCCACGGCCTGCTTCCCAACCGCACCTTCGGCTACGGCCACTCCTTCGGGGTGCTCTCGCACTACTACGGCCGCGAGGCCGGCCTGGAGCTGCGCGAGGACATCGACACGGTCCTCGAGCCGGGCATGGTCGTCTCGATGGAGCCGATGATCACCGTCCCCGAGGGCGAGCCGGGCGCCGGCGGCTACCGCGAGCACGACATCCTCGTCGTGCACGAGGACGGAGCGGAGAACATCACCAAGTTCCCGTACGGCCCCGAGCACAACATCATCGAGGCCTGA
- a CDS encoding BCCT family transporter — translation MTGREPVQERDLRPDQTTPSSTEVSTLVQEPAGGEPSPAGRPGPRRERARVALPRFRGAQIAQLDRTIIQVVPPLLILAAIIAVIADPDGAARVIGSMRTWVTSGFTWFFVLYSVIAVALCVWLSVSKVGSVRLGGPKTKPVHGRFAWYSMLFACGQGIGLIFWSVAEPVMLREGAPVVPAGDWLPEAGMVWTYFHWGLTAWAMYCAVAVCLAYSHHNLGKTLTFREATVDILPFRIQRPAGVVIELLAIIATVLGLATSFGFASLQFTSGLTSFTPLESSPVVWFGVIVALGLFAGISAFLGVNKGMKRVSETNSILSIVLVVGVLVFGPTIFIVSTMVQTFGSFVQYYVPMSFWTDAPIAANALSTWQDSWNGWWTVFIWCWVIAFSPFVAGFIARISRGRTIREFVIGVTVIPSLIVMIWVAVVGAAALKYDDQTNGSISADVAADTSSGLFSMLDMIPWMGGLLLVVATVLVATYYVTSLDAGTHALAEFVSAPKQSGPWFRVVLVVSIAAVAVILLSIGGTAVVDTVQTGTIIGAFPFSFVLLLMFANLVRRLRQRDKAVKRLEKEVNDPRSRPGDDDLIAQNLVPQEQEG, via the coding sequence ATGACCGGACGCGAGCCCGTCCAGGAGCGCGACCTGCGCCCGGACCAGACCACACCCTCCTCGACAGAGGTATCCACGCTCGTCCAGGAGCCTGCCGGCGGCGAGCCGTCGCCGGCAGGGCGTCCCGGCCCCAGGCGGGAGCGGGCGCGAGTCGCGCTCCCCCGCTTCCGGGGCGCGCAGATCGCCCAGCTGGACCGGACGATCATCCAGGTCGTGCCGCCGCTGCTCATCCTGGCGGCGATCATCGCCGTCATCGCCGACCCCGACGGGGCCGCCCGCGTCATCGGCAGCATGCGGACCTGGGTGACCTCCGGCTTCACCTGGTTCTTCGTCCTGTACTCGGTCATCGCCGTGGCGCTGTGCGTCTGGCTGTCCGTGAGCAAGGTCGGCTCCGTGCGGCTCGGCGGACCCAAGACCAAACCGGTCCACGGCCGCTTCGCGTGGTACTCCATGCTCTTCGCGTGCGGCCAGGGCATCGGCCTGATCTTCTGGTCCGTCGCCGAGCCGGTCATGCTGCGCGAGGGTGCACCTGTCGTCCCGGCGGGCGACTGGCTGCCCGAGGCAGGCATGGTCTGGACCTACTTCCACTGGGGCCTGACGGCCTGGGCGATGTACTGCGCCGTGGCCGTGTGCCTGGCCTACTCCCACCACAACCTGGGCAAGACGCTGACCTTCCGCGAGGCGACGGTCGACATCCTGCCGTTCCGCATCCAGCGCCCGGCCGGTGTGGTCATCGAGCTCCTGGCGATCATCGCGACCGTCCTGGGACTGGCGACCAGCTTCGGCTTCGCGTCGCTGCAGTTCACCTCCGGGCTGACCTCGTTCACCCCGCTGGAGTCCTCCCCCGTCGTCTGGTTCGGCGTCATCGTCGCACTGGGCCTGTTCGCCGGCATCTCCGCCTTCCTCGGCGTCAACAAGGGCATGAAGCGCGTCAGCGAGACGAACTCGATCCTGAGCATCGTGCTGGTCGTGGGCGTGCTCGTCTTCGGCCCCACCATCTTCATCGTCTCCACCATGGTCCAGACCTTCGGCAGCTTCGTGCAGTACTACGTGCCGATGAGCTTCTGGACCGATGCGCCCATCGCCGCGAACGCCCTGAGCACCTGGCAGGACTCGTGGAACGGCTGGTGGACCGTCTTCATCTGGTGCTGGGTCATCGCCTTCTCCCCGTTCGTGGCCGGCTTCATCGCCCGCATCTCCCGGGGTCGCACCATCCGCGAGTTCGTCATCGGCGTCACCGTCATCCCGTCCCTGATCGTCATGATCTGGGTCGCCGTGGTCGGGGCCGCCGCGCTGAAGTACGACGACCAGACCAACGGGTCGATCTCCGCGGACGTGGCCGCCGACACCTCCAGCGGGCTGTTCTCGATGCTCGACATGATCCCGTGGATGGGCGGCCTGCTGCTCGTCGTCGCGACGGTCCTGGTCGCCACCTACTACGTGACCAGCCTGGACGCCGGCACGCACGCCCTGGCGGAGTTCGTCTCGGCACCCAAGCAGAGCGGACCCTGGTTCCGCGTCGTGCTCGTGGTGAGCATCGCGGCGGTGGCGGTCATCCTGCTCTCGATCGGCGGCACCGCCGTCGTGGACACCGTGCAGACCGGCACGATCATCGGCGCCTTCCCCTTCTCCTTCGTCCTGCTCCTGATGTTCGCCAACCTCGTGCGCCGGCTCCGCCAGCGCGACAAGGCCGTCAAGCGGCTGGAGAAGGAGGTCAACGACCCCCGCAGCAGGCCCGGCGACGACGACCTGATCGCGCAGAACCTCGTCCCGCAGGAGCAGGAAGGATGA
- a CDS encoding creatininase, producing the protein MSEVQLSRTDAHRFREWLAAGRRAVILPTGALEQHGPHLPMGTDGMLSGHLAAAVAREVGALVAPAFTFGYKSQQKSGGGDHLTGTTSLDAGTLVQLARDVVGSLLRQGVTYVVVLNGHYENYQFLYEGIDLALRDHGVGTDDERCVLLLSYWDYVSQESLDAVYGDAFPGWDVEHGGVLETSLMLHLEPDLVQLDRAVDHPPAQLPRFDRLPVVPGRTPESGCLSPPTGSTAEHGRMLHDQVVRDLAADLRRELSL; encoded by the coding sequence ATGAGCGAGGTCCAGCTCTCGCGCACCGACGCCCACCGCTTCAGGGAGTGGTTGGCAGCGGGCCGTCGTGCGGTGATCCTGCCCACCGGGGCGCTCGAGCAGCACGGTCCGCACCTGCCGATGGGCACCGACGGGATGCTGTCCGGCCACCTGGCCGCGGCGGTGGCCCGCGAGGTCGGTGCCCTGGTGGCCCCGGCGTTCACGTTCGGCTACAAGTCGCAGCAGAAGTCCGGCGGCGGCGACCACCTGACGGGGACCACCAGCCTGGACGCCGGCACGCTCGTCCAGCTGGCGCGCGACGTCGTCGGGTCCCTCCTGCGGCAGGGGGTGACCTACGTCGTGGTGCTCAACGGGCACTACGAGAACTACCAGTTCCTCTACGAGGGCATCGATCTGGCGCTCCGGGACCACGGCGTCGGCACGGACGACGAGCGGTGCGTGCTGCTGCTGTCCTACTGGGACTACGTCTCCCAGGAGAGCCTCGACGCGGTCTACGGGGACGCCTTCCCCGGCTGGGACGTCGAGCACGGCGGCGTCCTGGAGACCTCGCTGATGCTCCACCTCGAGCCGGACCTGGTCCAGCTGGACCGCGCGGTCGACCATCCACCGGCGCAGCTGCCGAGGTTCGACCGGCTGCCGGTCGTGCCGGGACGCACGCCGGAGTCGGGGTGCCTGTCGCCGCCGACGGGCTCCACCGCCGAGCACGGGCGGATGCTCCACGACCAGGTCGTACGCGACCTCGCCGCCGACCTACGCAGAGAACTGTCCCTGTAG
- a CDS encoding MFS transporter: MDSTDHAHSLSGQPRLNEGSGATRATRRKVIAASFIGNFTEWFDYAVYGYLAVVIARVFFPESEHALLQTFALFAVSFLVRPLGGFFWGGLGDRVGRKNALAWSILLMAAATFCIALIPGAATIGVAAPILLLVFRVIQGFSASGEYAGASAFLVEYAPPSKRGMYAAVVPASTAAGLLFGSLLVTLMYAVLTGPQIDSWGWRVPFLLAGPLGFIGHYIRTRLEDTPEFRKLVAQDVAVEAPTKQLLVKHWRTGVIASGAVLLNAVGFYVILSYMPTYLSRELGVGETQSFLATTAALVTYIGFIFGTGALSDRFGRRPILLTASALFVVFTVPAFLLLDPDTFLLVVLIQVVLGGMLSLNDGTLPSFLAELFPTNVRYSGFAVSFNLSNALFGGTAPFVATWLIGVTGSVLAPAFYLSAAAVVSGIAVLVARETSKEALRAT, encoded by the coding sequence ATGGACTCCACCGACCACGCGCACTCGCTCAGCGGGCAGCCGCGCCTCAACGAGGGCAGCGGCGCCACGAGGGCGACCCGCCGCAAGGTCATCGCGGCAAGCTTCATCGGCAACTTCACCGAGTGGTTCGACTACGCGGTCTACGGCTACCTGGCGGTCGTCATCGCCAGGGTGTTCTTCCCCGAGAGCGAGCACGCCCTGCTCCAGACGTTCGCGCTGTTCGCGGTGTCGTTCCTCGTCCGTCCCCTCGGCGGCTTCTTCTGGGGCGGTCTGGGTGACCGGGTCGGGCGCAAGAACGCGCTGGCCTGGTCGATCCTGCTGATGGCTGCCGCGACGTTCTGCATCGCCCTCATCCCCGGAGCGGCCACGATCGGCGTCGCGGCCCCGATCCTCCTGCTCGTGTTCAGGGTGATCCAGGGCTTCTCCGCCTCCGGCGAGTATGCCGGAGCCTCCGCGTTCCTGGTGGAGTACGCGCCGCCCAGCAAGCGCGGCATGTACGCCGCGGTCGTGCCCGCCAGCACCGCCGCGGGCCTGCTCTTCGGGTCGCTCCTCGTCACGTTGATGTATGCGGTGCTGACCGGTCCGCAGATCGACAGCTGGGGATGGCGGGTGCCCTTCCTGCTCGCCGGGCCGCTGGGCTTCATCGGGCACTACATCCGCACCCGCCTGGAGGACACGCCGGAGTTCCGCAAGCTCGTCGCCCAGGACGTGGCCGTGGAGGCGCCGACCAAGCAGCTGCTCGTCAAGCACTGGCGCACCGGCGTCATCGCCTCGGGGGCCGTCCTGCTCAACGCCGTCGGGTTCTACGTGATCCTCAGCTACATGCCGACCTACCTGTCCAGGGAGCTCGGCGTCGGCGAGACCCAGTCGTTCCTGGCGACCACGGCTGCCCTGGTGACCTACATCGGTTTCATCTTCGGCACCGGTGCCCTGTCCGACCGTTTCGGCCGTCGCCCGATCCTGCTGACCGCCTCCGCGCTCTTCGTCGTGTTCACCGTGCCGGCCTTCCTCCTGCTCGACCCCGACACCTTCCTGCTGGTCGTGCTCATCCAGGTCGTGCTCGGTGGGATGCTGTCGTTGAACGACGGGACGCTGCCCTCGTTCCTGGCCGAGCTCTTCCCGACGAACGTGCGCTACAGCGGGTTCGCGGTGAGCTTCAACCTCAGCAACGCCCTCTTCGGCGGCACCGCACCCTTCGTGGCCACCTGGCTCATCGGCGTCACCGGCAGCGTCCTGGCGCCCGCCTTCTACCTCTCGGCGGCAGCTGTGGTCTCGGGCATCGCGGTGCTCGTGGCACGGGAGACGAGCAAGGAGGCGCTCAGGGCCACCTGA
- a CDS encoding IclR family transcriptional regulator, producing the protein MSPARNDPRSGSAISTMMAVLRCFDSEHRHLGVVEIAEQTGLHKSSVSRLMSTLELERLVERDPVTRRYSLGLGLLSVAGTLLADLDVRRTAYPVLVELEARTHESSSLMVWSEDQALCVEQVPSSRTIKHTTAIGTVYRTTASSSVLALLAHRPPRAVDEMLGRGLLRLQGHGSPAEVHATLEQVRRDGVFVNDGLTDPAEVGVSAPVLDHRGETVAAVLVAAPRYRVDQAALATLVDDCLWAAQAVSAALGYRREGHDGVGDTVQETETAAPLGAG; encoded by the coding sequence GTGAGCCCAGCCAGGAACGATCCTCGGTCAGGGTCGGCCATCTCGACCATGATGGCGGTGCTGCGCTGCTTCGACAGCGAGCACCGCCATCTGGGCGTCGTCGAGATCGCCGAGCAGACCGGCCTGCACAAGAGCTCTGTCTCACGGCTGATGAGCACTCTCGAGCTGGAACGGCTCGTCGAACGTGATCCGGTGACCCGTCGCTACAGCCTCGGTCTGGGTCTGCTGTCGGTGGCCGGGACCCTCCTGGCGGACCTGGACGTGCGACGCACCGCCTACCCGGTCCTCGTGGAGCTGGAGGCCCGCACCCACGAGTCCTCCTCGCTCATGGTGTGGTCCGAAGACCAGGCCCTGTGCGTGGAGCAGGTGCCCAGCTCCCGGACGATCAAGCACACCACCGCCATCGGCACCGTCTACCGGACCACGGCCAGCTCCTCGGTCCTGGCCCTGCTGGCCCACCGGCCCCCCCGCGCGGTCGACGAGATGCTCGGGCGTGGCCTGCTGCGACTGCAGGGGCACGGCTCGCCGGCCGAGGTGCACGCGACGCTGGAGCAGGTGCGCAGGGACGGGGTCTTCGTCAACGACGGACTGACCGACCCTGCCGAGGTGGGGGTCAGCGCCCCCGTCCTGGACCACCGCGGGGAGACGGTCGCCGCGGTGCTCGTCGCGGCGCCGCGCTACCGCGTCGACCAGGCGGCGCTGGCCACCCTGGTGGACGACTGCCTCTGGGCGGCGCAAGCCGTCAGCGCGGCACTGGGGTACCGGCGTGAGGGCCACGACGGCGTCGGGGACACCGTCCAGGAGACGGAGACGGCGGCGCCGCTCGGCGCCGGCTGA
- a CDS encoding sarcosine oxidase subunit gamma yields the protein MAETTKQDAGAAGPGVAQLRRSPAQGLAQDMTAGSTAQVALREVPFAVMTALRAEPGSAAARRVEEALGCPLPTAAGEVTSAGERHVLWIAPDEFLTWSPDGTLDPVAAGEELADRVGTDRGQAVDVSSNRTTLELSGPWAASVLAKSCTMDLHTSAWPAGRAFATTVGRVPAVVWRVEEDTFRVLPRSSFAEHLVRWLLDGMQEFSDPAARPLWR from the coding sequence ATGGCTGAGACCACGAAACAGGACGCGGGCGCCGCCGGCCCGGGCGTGGCGCAGCTGCGGCGCAGCCCGGCCCAGGGGCTGGCCCAGGACATGACCGCCGGGTCCACCGCTCAGGTGGCGCTGCGCGAGGTGCCGTTCGCCGTGATGACGGCCCTGCGCGCCGAGCCGGGCAGTGCTGCGGCGCGGCGGGTGGAGGAGGCGCTCGGCTGCCCGCTGCCCACCGCCGCCGGCGAGGTCACGTCCGCGGGAGAGCGGCACGTGCTCTGGATCGCGCCCGATGAGTTCCTCACCTGGAGCCCGGACGGGACCCTCGACCCGGTGGCCGCGGGCGAGGAGCTCGCGGACCGGGTCGGCACCGACCGCGGCCAGGCAGTGGACGTCAGCAGCAACCGCACCACGCTGGAGCTCAGCGGCCCGTGGGCCGCGTCGGTGCTGGCCAAGAGCTGCACGATGGACCTGCACACCTCGGCCTGGCCGGCAGGCCGCGCCTTCGCCACCACGGTCGGGCGGGTCCCGGCGGTGGTGTGGCGGGTCGAGGAGGACACCTTCCGGGTGCTGCCCCGGTCGTCCTTCGCCGAGCACCTGGTCCGCTGGCTGCTCGACGGGATGCAGGAGTTCTCCGACCCCGCCGCCCGGCCGCTGTGGCGCTGA